A single region of the Lotus japonicus ecotype B-129 chromosome 4, LjGifu_v1.2 genome encodes:
- the LOC130712008 gene encoding protein TIC 22-like, chloroplastic: protein MNLDNFHKTFADLQTRCTTFVHNLTLLRPNPPPPPFRTNLPWARISQNTSATTTGPVPAAKSSIEQCLEGVPVYALSNAAEEFLLVSGSSTGKNLGLFCFNKDDAEALLHQVTEIDPHIRQGSKVVPVALNKVFQLKVDGVAFRLIPEFSQVVNALQEMEKSGLPSSDFSGVPVFESRSLMLKSQNKRYRPLFFRKEDLENSLQRAAREQNKLNPAIRQGDIQVTALEDLIKEMKEKSTSKWNDVVFIPPGFDVSTDSNQQ, encoded by the exons ATGAACTTGGACAATTTCCACAAAACCTTCGCGGACCTTCAAACCCGCTGCACCACCTTCGTCCACAACCTCACCCTTCTTCGTCCaaaccctcctcctcctcccttcCGGACAAACCTACCTTGGGCCCGGATATCCCAAAACacctccgccaccaccaccgggCCCGTTCCGGCAGCTAAGTCTTCAATTGAGCAGTGCCTCGAGGGCGTACCCGTTTACGCCCTCAGCAACGCCGCCGAGGAGTTTCTGTTGGTCTCCGGTTCTTCCACCGGCAAGAATCTCGGCCTCTTCTGCTTCAACAAAGACGACGCCGAAGCGCTCCTCCACCAGGTTACTGAAATTGACCCTCACATTCGTCAGGGTTCCAAAGTCGTCCCTGTTGCTCTCAACAAG GTGTTTCAGCTGAAGGTGGATGGTGTGGCCTTCAGGTTGATACCTGAGTTCTCTCAAGTGGTGAATGCACTGCAA gagatggaaaaatctgGCCTTCCTTCTAGTGACTTCTCTGGTGTTCCAGTTTTCGAG TCCAGAAGTCTGATGTTGAAGAGCCAGAATAAGAGATACCGTCCACTTTTCTTCAGAAAG GAGGACTTAGAAAATTCACTTCAACGAGCCGCCCGTGAGCAAAATAAATTGAATCCTGCTATCAGACAAGGGGACATACAG GTTACTGCTCTAGAGGATTTAATAAAGGAAATGAAG GAAAAATCAACATCGAAATGGAACGATGTTGTTTTTATACCTCCTGGATTTGATGTTTCAACTGACTCCAACCAGCAATAG